The proteins below are encoded in one region of Dioscorea cayenensis subsp. rotundata cultivar TDr96_F1 chromosome 18, TDr96_F1_v2_PseudoChromosome.rev07_lg8_w22 25.fasta, whole genome shotgun sequence:
- the LOC120281692 gene encoding probable anion transporter 3, chloroplastic, which translates to MEVVSPTPAKSVLPSHSSHCSRPSSFSSSSSSWISSPYNISNGSIGSSNSRHGGSRLRIISRICDRVPWKNQGGTCSSSSTSSGSSACNGNGGFGFVLGERVEEKRRREKAARVVICGAGAGGIGREEEAIRIPERAKVVALVSLVMCLCNADRVVMSVAVVPLAAKYGWSSSFLGIVQSSFLWGYLFSSVAGGALADRYGGKRVMAWGVALWSLATFLTPWAADHSTAMLLAVRALFGLAEGVALPSMNTLLSRWFPCHERASAVGLSMAGFHLGNVISFLATPVIMSSIGLAGAFSLFASLGFMWLSLWVNGVTNDPGDSPLISTYELQLIRAGKTDVSSSSGSKFPPLRHLLSKLPTWAIIFANVTNNWGYFVLLSWMPVYFKTVYNVNLKQAAWFSAVPWGMMAISGYIAGAASDSLIASGYPVTRVRKIMQSIGFIGPALALLCLKYAQTPNAAAFLMTVALSFSSFSQAGFLLNMQDIAPRYAGFLHGITNSVGTLAAIISTIGTGYFVQWLGSFQAFLTLTSALYFITTIFWNLFATGEQVFY; encoded by the exons ATGGAGGTGGTGTCACCCACGCCAGCGAAATCCGTTCTCCCTTCCCATTCTTCTCATTGTTCAcgtccttcttctttttcttcttcttcttcttcttggatcTCTTCTCCTTATAATATATCGAATGGTTCGATCGGGTCCTCAAATTCTCGTCATGGAGGATCTAGGCTTCGGATCATCAGCAGAATTTGTGACAGAGTGCCGTGGAAGAATCAAGGTGGAACTTGTTCCAGTAGCAGTACTAGCAGTGGCAGTAGCGCATGCAACGGCAACGGTGGCTTTGGGTTTGTATTAGGTGAGAGAGTAGAGGAGAAAAGGAGGCGTGAAAAGGCGGCGAGAGTTGTGATATGCGGTGCAGGGGCGGGAGGGATCGGTAGGGAAGAAGAAGCAATCCGGATCCCGGAGAGAGCAAAGGTGGTGGCTTTGGTGTCCTTGGTGATGTGCCTCTGCAATGCCGATCGCGTCGTCATGTCCGTCGCCGTGGTCCCCCTCGCCGCCAAATATGGCTGGTCCAGCTCCTTCCTGGGGATCGTCCAG TCTTCGTTTCTGTGGGGATATCTGTTCTCATCTGTCGCTGGTGGAGCTCTGGCAGACAGATACGGCGGGAAGAGAGTGATGGCATGGGGGGTGGCTCTCTGGTCCCTTGCCACTTTCCTCACTCCATGGGCTGCTGACCACTCCACCGCGATGCTTCTGGCAGTCCGTGCTCTGTTTGGCCTTGCCGAAGGTGTTGCCTTGCCTTCCATGAACACACTCTTATCCCG TTGGTTTCCTTGCCATGAACGAGCAAGCGCGGTGGGCCTATCAATGGCTGGGTTTCACCTAGGAAATGTTATAAGTTTCTTGGCAACACCTGTCATAATGTCAAGCATTGGACTTGCTGGGGCATTTTCTCTGTTTGCGTCACTTGGGTTTATGTGGCTATCTCTCTGGGTAAATGGGGTCACAAATGATCCTGGAGACAGTCCTCTGATCAGCACTTATGAGTTGCAATTGATCCGAGCTGGGAAGACAGATGTCTCTTCTTCCAGCGGCTCCAAATTTCCACCTCTTCGCCATTTGCTGTCCAAGCTGCCTACATGGGCTATCATCTTTGCCAATGTTACCAACAACTGG GGCTACTTTGTGCTTCTTTCATGGATGCCTGTGTACTTCAAGACT GTATATAATGTGAATCTTAAACAAGCCGCATGGTTTAGTGCTGTGCCTTGGGGTATGATGGCCATATCAGGTTACATAGCTGGAGCCGCCTCTGATTCTCTAATTGCTTCTGGCTATCCTGTAACTAGAGTTCGCAAAATCATgcag TCAATTGGTTTCATTGGGCCCGCACTGGCATTGTTGTGCTTGAAATACGCTCAAACTCCCAATGCAGCAGCGTTTTTAATGACTGTTGCGTTGAGCTTCAGCTCTTTCAGCCAGGCTGGCTTCCTGCTCAACATGCAG GATATTGCACCGCGGTATGCAGGATTCCTTCATG GGATTACAAACTCTGTTGGTACACTTGCTGCAATAATCAGCACCATAGGAACCGGCTACTTCGTGCAGTGGTTGGGCTCCTTTCAGGCCTTCCTGACACTCACCTCAGCCCTCTACTTCATCACCACCATCTTCTGGAATCTCTTTGCCACCGGGGAGCAAGTTTTCtattaa
- the LOC120282556 gene encoding protein NRT1/ PTR FAMILY 8.1-like: MEELEGKYTKDGTTDISGKAAIKKNTGNWRACPYILANECCERLAYYGMSTNLVNYMKDRLHMANTTAANNVTYWSGTCYIMPLLGAFVADAYWGRYRTIATFMIIYIFGLALLSMTTCINGLKPSSCNGGDVCHPKQVQSAVVFVALYLIALGTGGIKPCVSSFGADQFDESDQSEKKSKSSFFNWFYFTINIGALIASSVLVWIQMNVGWGWGFGIPAIVMAIAVISFFSGTRLYRHQMPGGSPLTRMAQVIVSAIRKTHVEVPADKSLLHEINDNGSAIQGSPKLEHTDEFRCLDKAAVVTQRDQSKGGRVSPWRLCTVTQVEELKSVVRLLPIWATGIIFSTVYSQMSTMFVLQGNTLDPHMGPSFKIPSASLSLFDTVSVIFWVPVYDKIIVPLARRFTGRERGFTQLTRMGIGLVISVFSMLAAGILEFVRLRIVARDKLYDSKDYVSMTILWQIPQYFIVGAAEVFTFVGQLEFFYDQAPDAMRSMCSALSLTTNALGNYLSSLLVTLVIAITTMNGRLGWIPDNLNRGHLDYFYWLLAILSLVNFGVYLLIAKWYTYKKTVQTSLPHEAAP; the protein is encoded by the exons AAGGTAAGTACACCAAAGATGGAACAACAGATATCTCAGGGAAGGCTGCTATCAAGAAGAATACGGGGAACTGGAGGGCTTGCCCTTATATACTAg CAAATGAATGTTGTGAAAGATTGGCATACTATGGCATGAGCACCAATTTGGTGAACTACATGAAAGACCGGCTCCACATGGCGAATACCACAGCAGCAAATAATGTGACCTATTGGTCAGGAACATGCTACATAATGCCTCTCCTCGGCGCTTTTGTTGCCGATGCCTACTGGGGAAGATACAGGACCATTGCCACCTTCATGATTATCTACATATTT GGTTTGGCGCTGTTATCAATGACAACATGCATAAATGGGCTAAAGCCATCTTCGTGTAATGGTGGTGATGTCTGCCACCCAAAACAGGTGCAGAGCGCCGTTGTGTTCGTAGCTCTTTACCTGATTGCATTAGGGACCGGAGGCATCAAACCGTGCGTCTCTTCCTTTGGTGCGGATCAGTTTGATGAATCTGATCAAAGtgagaagaagagcaagagCTCCTTCTTCAACTGGTTCTATTTCACCATAAATATTGGTGCTCTTATTGCCTCCTCGGTGCTGGTATGGATCCAGATGAATGTGGGCTGGGGATGGGGGTTTGGTATCCCAGCAATAGTAATGGCCATTGCAGTTATCAGCTTCTTTTCAGGGACTCGGTTATACAGGCATCAAATGCCCGGAGGAAGCCCGCTCACTCGTATGGCCCAAGTTATTGTATCTGCAATCAGGAAAACTCATGTTGAGGTGCCTGCTGACAAATCTCTTCTTCATGAGATCAATGATAATGGATCTGCTATACAAGGCAGTCCCAAGCTAGAGCATACTGATGAGTTCag GTGCCTAGACAAAGCGGCTGTGGTGACACAAAGGGACCAAAGCAAGGGTGGTAGGGTCAGCCCGTGGAGACTCTGCACTGTGACTCAAGTAGAGGAACTCAAAAGTGTAGTGCGTCTTCTACCGATATGGGCCACGGGCATCATTTTCTCAACTGTTTATAGCCAGATGAGCACCATGTTCGTCCTCCAGGGCAACACTCTGGATCCACATATGGGTCCCAGTTTCAAGATTCCCTCAGCTTCACTCTCCCTCTTTGATACCGTCAGTGTCATCTTTTGGGTGCCGGTGTATGATAAAATCATAGTCCCCCTGGCACGCAGGTTTACAGGTCGTGAGAGAGGATTCACGCAGCTAACCAGGATGGGGATTGGCCTGGTGATCTCTGTTTTCTCCATGCTTGCGGCTGGGATCCTGGAGTTTGTCAGGCTACGCATTGTGGCGAGGGATAAGTTATATGATTCCAAGGACTATGTCTCAATGACCATACTGTGGCAAATTCCTCAGTATTTCATAGTTGGGGCAGCCGAGGTGTTCACTTTCGTTGGGCAGTTGGAGTTCTTTTATGACCAGGCACCAGATGCCATGAGGAGCATGTGTTCAGCTCTGTCTCTTACCACCAATGCACTGGGCAATTACTTGAGCTCACTTCTTGTTACCCTAGTGATTGCCATCACAACCATGAACGGGCGCCTTGGGTGGATCCCTGACAATCTCAACCGTGGACATCTTGACTACTTCTACTGGCTTCTGGCCATCCTCAGCCTTGTCAACTTTGGGGTGTATCTTCTCATTGCCAAGTGGTACACCTATAAGAAGACGGTCCAGACCTCACTACCACACGAGGCAGCCCCATGA